From one Triticum aestivum cultivar Chinese Spring chromosome 4B, IWGSC CS RefSeq v2.1, whole genome shotgun sequence genomic stretch:
- the LOC123092069 gene encoding uncharacterized protein, whose translation MNFSVGAGGSGDGGGEGGRVQAERWLEIAAKLLAARDLVGCKRFAERAVEADPLLPGADELLAVADVLLTSQAMLYTGEPDPFAVLQVPSKTTDHGAISRAFRRLALLLQSSNPHPGADVALRIVNDAYELLSDPSRQPLRSARTNIPSGAPSQPAAAAAPAAEATDFWTACPFCCYVHQYPRELVGRALKCPNESCRRGFVAVEIPTQPTIVPGTEMYHCAWGFFPLGFPNSADLGGNWKPFYKVFPWNNAPSGGGAIGRNYSNYGGGSNGRQPQNGSARGGSSRGRVKKTTARKKVGTGPKRRSFGGGVESGIDASMLGQDGWAEGEEGEGGQREEVREININEEARATDGTGRANVTGGVEDLGSFHLDVDPTEDILGNLGNLHNLPFLRVDNLGRML comes from the coding sequence ATGAACTTCTCCGTTGGCGCCGGCGGTAGTGGAGACGGCGGAGGCGAGGGCGGGAGGGTGCAAGCGGAGCGGTGGCTGGAGATTGCAGCGAAGCTTCTCGCCGCGCGCGACCTCGTCGGCTGCAAGCGCTTCGccgagcgcgcggtggaggcggaTCCGCTTCTCCCCGGCGCCGACGAACTCCTCGCCGTCGCTGACGTTCTCCTCACCTCCCAGGCGATGCTCTATACCGGAGAGCCTGACCCATTCGCCGTCCTCCAGGTGCCCTCCAAAACCACCGACCACGGCGCCATCTCCCGCGCCttccgccgcctcgcgctcctcctccaatccAGCAACCCCCACCCCGGTGCGGATGTAGCCCTCCGCATCGTCAACGACGCCTATGAACTTCTCTCTGATCCATCACGCCAGCCACTGCGTTCTGCACGTACCAACATCCCTTCTGGTGCTCCCTCTCAgccagccgctgccgccgctccTGCAGCTGAGGCGACGGACTTCTGGACTGCGTGCCCGTTCTGCTGCTACGTCCATCAGTACCCGCGCGAGCTAGTTGGCCGCGCGCTCAAGTGCCCAAACGAGTCTTGCCGCCGGGGGTTTGTGGCTGTTGAGATCCCTACACAGCCGACCATCGTGCCGGGCACCGAGATGTACCACTGTGCTTGGGGGTTCTTCCCCCTTGGTTTCCCCAACTCGGCGGATCTGGGTGGCAACTGGAAGCCATTTTACAAGGTCTTCCCTTGGAACAATGCGCCAAGTGGTGGGGGTGCCATTGGTAGGAACTATAGTAACTATGGTGGAGGCAGCAATGGCCGGCAGCCGCAGAATGGGAGTGCTCGTGGTGGATCATCCAGAGGTAGGGTCAAGAAGACAACTGCTCGCAAGAAGGTTGGGACGGGGCCCAAGAGGCGTTCTTTTGGTGGTGGTGTGGAGAGCGGCATTGATGCATCGATGCTTGGACAGGATGGGTGGGCTGAGGGTGAGGAGGGTGAAGGTGGACAGCGGGAGGAGGTAAGAGAGATTAACATAAATGAGGAGGCACGGGCTACAGATGGTACTGGCAGGGCAAATGTCACAGGAGGAGTTGAGGACCTGGGCAGCTTCCATTTGGATGTTGATCCAACTGAGGATATACTAGGGAATCTGGGAAATTTACACAACTTGCCGTTCTTGAGGGTGGATAATCTTGGGAGGATGCTGTAA